Below is a genomic region from Thunnus thynnus chromosome 22, fThuThy2.1, whole genome shotgun sequence.
AAAGCCCTTTCATTGTCCAATCAATTCTACTTTCAGTATATAAGCAACGTGATGCTGCTGAGTATTTTGAGAAGATCCTGTGTCTGACCAATCCAGAGGCATCCAAGGTAGAGACAAATCACAGAACATGccattaaaggataaagctggtgtttttctgtatttttttctatttgtcaacaaatctcatgtgcagaaccaaacaaacaatgaactgatctactgacGAGTATGATGTGTGCATCCAGAGCCTGatttatcttattcctctgtgccatagacctgttttccaaaaactattaaaacacataaataagcCACATCATTACACTTGACTTTGTACcaaagttctttgagaaatttacaatgtagtacaaaggcAAGAGGTTGCgagatgtagcacaacaagctagtaaAGCTCCTTAAATGGAACAGCGTTCCCACACATATGTAGTGACATCTACCTTACTCAGAACTACTCTctgaagactgaaaacatgaatgtagtctttggagccatttctaataAACCAACATGTCCATACCCTCCGgggcaaaggaacatgtcagtaATTGcaaatgatataaaaaagaaatttacaataaaaaatatgtaaaacatattCTAAGTGAGAAAAATTGCTACaagtttaaatgttaaattgaaGAGAATGGaatgaaatgtgcaaaatattgaccaggaaTGTGCAGATGATCATagtgtaaacagtatatgcagtgtgcaatgaataataataataataatactacaaATTGCGTTAAAGTAACGTGCCATGTTAGATCAAAAATCATAGCAGTGTGCAAATATAAGATTATGAGATTTTATGTTAATATAACATGTAATGCCCATGGGTGGGATAGAGTCCATGTCAGTGGGGGTCCCGGGCCTTGTTGATGAGCCTCAGTACTGGAGGCGAGCAGGGATGAATAATCCAAGTGGTGTTggcctttttatattttatacaaaaaaaaaaaaatatattatgtattgCTTTAACTACCAGGCTACAGAGCACTTACTGAACCTTTCCTGTATATTTGTGTCTAGATATTCAAGGGAGAGCTGAATCACAAGACCATATGTCTCAAATGCAAGGAGAGGAACGATTGCAGGAGCTTTTTCTGGACTCTGCCACTTACGGTGGAAAGTTCATTTGGTCAAATCTACAGCGTGGTAATAtactgataaaaatgtatttttttattaaggGAGAAAAGAAGAACATGAAGAGTTAATCAATTTATTATGTTTACAGGAGAAAGGGTTGAAGGCATTCTTCAAGGAAGAAAAAGTCTGCGGGGACAACAAGATGTACTGCGACCGCTGCAGTAAAAAGCAAGATGCAGACTTTGTGAGTGTTAAATTTGATCTTCTGAACTCTTCAGTAAGATGGTTGACTCTGCGACTGCCTCTTATTCACACAGTTGTTTTGATTATTTGGTGCAGGAATGTGAGATAACACAAAATCCAGAGATTCTGACCCTGCTGCTGAAGAGATTCAGCTTTGACTTCAAGCGCAGGTGTTATTTCAagcttcactgtgaagttgACGTGCCCCAAACTTTACACATaaaggtgtgtttttattttctcagcagcaaattgttttaacttaacattttttaaatgtggtgactttgttttatttttctctcttcagagTTGCACGTATAACCTCTACGCTTTAGTGAACCACTTGGGTAATCTAATGGGAGGTCATTATACTGCACAAATCAAATCTTTTGAAACTGATGCATGGTATCAGTTCGATGACCACACTGTTCAAAGCGTAAGCGGGTTAATTTTTCTATCTCTTATTGTATAAGCAGTCAAATTTCACACAGTTAAACATACAACATCAAGTTTACCATCATATCAATTAATGTGATATTGTTCTCATGTCTACAGCTCCAACGACCACTCTTTGTGGCTGGAAAGAACTCTTTGAGGTAAATGTTGCCTTCATTTTAACCAGAGATGAGCATCATTTCCGGAGTGTTCATGATGTCATTCAGCAGTGAGGCAACTAGAGTTTATGTGCCTTGCTCAAATGCACTTTGATTGgtcttttgctgttttttgtgaataatattttAAACTATTACAATAAATCAAGATGAACATACAAAtcataaatacaatttaaaaagcaaattaacaaaaaaactgaGCACATAAATTTGGCAAGCAATTTGATATTGTTAGATTAATAAGTTAATTAGATAAATTCTACATACACCCAGTCAGAAGCATTGTGTTCACAAATGGGTACATATTTGTGTACACATAcaacattaataatattataaaaccTGTGCACCAACTCTATAAATACTTAACAATATGCATACACAAGGATTGGCACTGCAGTTGCCTACAACAACTAATATCACCACGTACATTTCTGGGGTCACTTGAAAACAATCCACAGACTAAGCAGTGACACTTAGTTGCAATCTATAACcttataaaaatgtaacattCAATAGGGCTTTTGTTGTTTCTAATTTTTCCCAGGTCTTCCACTGCTTACCTGCTCATGTACAGGAAGGGTAAGTTCACAAATGTATAACTTCTTggtttattgatttttgtttgtcactgttctgacttttcatttctaATTAAATGAATGTATTTGCTCTTTAAATTAGCCCAAGACTTTATTTAGATCCAATGAGAAGGACCTTTGTCAGCCAATTAAAGACAGACATTACTTCACTATTGCCTGCTTGAAATATAGTTTATTACAAGGCTAGGTCTGTACACTTCTGCTGTTTATGTATGTTAGAAATaacctcccttctctctcttcgAAGTGAACAGAAATCCAGGACCAGGTGACCAGGAAGCTTATTTTGCACATTCAGATGTTGAATCTGAAGGAAGACGTgacaaagcagagagaggagaggttcCTGTTCCTCGTCATCAGCTGAAGGACAACGGAGGGAAACACTTGAGACACTCCAATGGTGATATAGTAAAGAAGAGCAAGGATGACACGGTTAGGAAGAAAGTGCTGAACATTTCTGGAGAACcgaaaaaacagacaaaacagagagcAGCATGCGTGAGGTCACACAAATAGATGTTGCCTCAAACAGACTTTGTAGCAGATGGAGACCAATCTATGCAGAAAATCAAGCAACTTAAGGAAGAACAAGGAGAAAGTGCAGGATGTTATTCATGTAGATGACGGCTGCAAACTGCAGGCTGCACAAACTGtgacaaaaggagaaaacactgcaagtctgagagagaaaagaaatgctAGGAAGAGTGAGGCCAAAgtcaaaaaatgtttctgcCTCTGAAACAGGATTAACATTGAAAAAATACTTCTGTAGCAAGACTCATGCAGACCTTTTGACATTGTTGGCTGTCTATTATGTATTTCTATCAACTGTGACACATAAACTGACTGTGAtcagggatttttttgtttgtttgtttgtttgttttgattaaatgtCTTGCTTGTTATtgataaatgttaccatttggtACAGCATACAGAAATAGgaagtggtggaaaaagtactcagatcctttacttaagtaaaagtagcaatatctcaatgtaaaaatactccattataagtGAAAGTCcagcatgaaaaatcctacttaagtaaaagtacagaagtactATCTGCTAAATTTACTCAAAGTATTAATAGTAAAAGTACAAGGTTTGTAGAAAATCCACAGCAGTGACTGatacattaaatatgtttaataaagtacattattaatactaatGAATCGGTGTGTAAGCAGTATTTTACTGGTTAGTTTCAACTACTTCATATTAGCtagttcagtggttcccaacctaggggtggggcccctTCCAAGGGTCactagataaatctgaggggtcatgagtgTCACTTCCTGCCAGGACTTTCTGTATGTGTCTGGATTTTTagtttagttcctgttttattttgatatcaTTTTTGTACCTTTTACGTCTGTGTCTCAGTCTTTTGAGTTattcaataaatattctgcttttgATCCTGCCTGCCATCCTttgcgtttgggtccacctgctccactcactgtGACAGTGATTAAttagagaggaaagaagaaaaaactaagTTTTGCTATTAATTTGgattcatttttcagactttaCTCTTTGATTTGGAATTTTACTCTTTGGG
It encodes:
- the LOC137174772 gene encoding ubiquitin carboxyl-terminal hydrolase 48-like; translation: MNRYLFEKFTEELDRISISDHYGLNSPGLTCYLNSVLQVLFMTEDFREAIKRCHIKDPTTIDQHLERLFTDLKQSTAKTHGITETLGITDVYKQRDAAEYFEKILCLTNPEASKIFKGELNHKTICLKCKERNDCRSFFWTLPLTVESSFGQIYSVEKGLKAFFKEEKVCGDNKMYCDRCSKKQDADFECEITQNPEILTLLLKRFSFDFKRRCYFKLHCEVDVPQTLHIKSCTYNLYALVNHLGNLMGGHYTAQIKSFETDAWYQFDDHTVQSLQRPLFVAGKNSLRSSTAYLLMYRKVNRNPGPGDQEAYFAHSDVESEGRRDKAERGEVPVPRHQLKDNGGKHLRHSNGDIVKKSKDDTVRKKVLNISGEPKKQTKQRAACVRSHK